A window of Flavobacterium psychrophilum genomic DNA:
CAATTTAATAATCCTTAAAAACAATTATAATGAACTTACCAAAAGTATTGACAGACTTGATTAAAGCACAGAACGAATTTGAGGCCGTGACTTACGCCAATTTGTTTTCAGAAACTGCAGTAGTTTTTGACGAAGGAAAAATGCATAGAGGAAGACTTGAAATAGAGCGTTGGATTGATCACTCAAACGAGCACTACCACGCAGTAATGAAACCATTGGAATATACCGAAGACGGTACAACAAGCATCTTAACCGCAGAATGTTCAGGAACATTTCCGGGAAGCCCTATCACACTAAAATTTAACTTTGATATTATTGATGGTCAGATTCAGCATTTAAAAGTAACAGATTAAAATTTAAAAGAGTGTAATTGTTTACTATAAGTTATTTAAATGATAAGGCCATTGGACTCAGTGGCTTTGTTTTTATTTTGCGAAGTGTCAGGTATCACAGTCTAAGACATTGTATGTTCAATTAAAACGTTATTAAGGTATAAAAAAAACATCTTACAATCAGCATAAGGCTATATTGCAAAAAGCCTGCAGTAATAATAATAGCAACTTTCATTACAAACAAATTCGAGGAAATATGCACAATAGATATATCCCTTTGTACATTTCTATACACTGGTTTTTAATCAACTTTGTACGCTACTACTTGAGGCTGATAAAGTAAATAAAATTCAAAATATTTAACTATGATTAAAAGAAAAACATTAATACTGGGTGCCACAACAGATTCCACCCGTTATTCATATTTAGCTGCTGTGCGTCTATCCAATTCCGGGCATACTATTATAAACGTAGGTTTAAAGACAGGAAATGTTGCCGGTGTTGACATTGAAATACCAGGAGAAATATATACAGATATTGACACGATCACTGTGTATATTGGCCCGTCAAAACAGCAACCGTTATACGATTATATTATTAAAACAAATCCTCAACGTATCATTTTTAATCCAGGTACAGAAAATGAAGAACTTAAAAAGTTGGCAAAAGCTCACGGCATAACAACAGAATATGCCTGCACTTTAGTCTTGCTATCATTGGGTCAATATTAATTAAAATTGGCATCGCCAGCATCTAATCGGATGTACTGGAGGTACTCCTATCGGCTTTAAGATTTAGATACAACATCAAAAGCAGCACTTCATTTTAATGGAAGTGCTATTTTTTTTTATAGCTTTTCGCTGATGTTTAATTTTCAATAATTAATTGTCCCCCCTCTTCTTGATAGCCATGAATATAATTATTTTCAGATGCCCGCATTTGCAAGTTGCTGTAAAAGTAAATCTTAAAGGAAAAATGTGCTACAGTAACCGCCTTATATCCATTTTTAAGGGTTTGATGTTTTCTGAACTTTGCATCGTGAGATGAAGTTCTGTAATGTGTTGAACATTTCAACAGCGGTACCGGATTTCGCCTAAGCTTAGTACAAATTAAAAATCATTAAAAATGACAAAGAAACAAAACCGCACCCTGGGTGCATTTGAAAAAACGTTTTGGTTACTGGATCAAATCGATTCTAAAGACTTTGCCCTCGCTGCAGAGGTAGAGGGTAAAGAACCTGTTGCTGCATGGCAATCAGCCATTAGGCAGGTGCAGCAAAGGCATCCTAACCTCGCGGTAAGGATTGTTATGGACGAGTTTAAACGGCCTGTTATACAGCACGTCGACTCATTAGAAATTCCGCTGAGAGTACTGGATGTAGACAGCGAATTTAAATGGGAAGAAGAGGCTGAAAAAGAACTATCAATACGATTTGACACCAGTAATGGTCCGTTGTTAAGAGTAGTTATACTTCAAAAACCTCAGGATACGGTAGTGCTACTGGTAGCAAACCATACATTGGCAGATGGTTCGTCGCTCAATTACCTTTTCAGAGACATTTTAAATGCAGTAACGGGCCAAAAACTGGAAATACTGGCTCCGCAAAAATCTAACGATGAAACTTTAGGTTTGCCTGATGATGTAGCCATTACCGAAACCAAAAGTGAAAGTTATGTGTTTAAAAAGATTGACTCAGTTTATCCGAAGGTAGAAAGTATACGATTTTCTGGCGATAGCACTTTACGAATACTGAAAAAATCCAGATTAGAACAAACAACCGTGCACGGTGCAATTTGTGCGGCTGCAGTAATTGCGAGTAGAAAGCTGCGCAGTGAGTGGGCGAACAAAAAACTTGAGCTGATTTCTCCTATCTGTACCAGGAGGGCACTTGAATTAGATGATAACTTCGGGTTAAACATAACAACGCATCCGGTTTACTTTGAGCCTGAACTTAGCCCTTATTTTTGGGATGTCGCCAGGCTGGCAAAATCAGGCCTCGCGGGAACTGATACCGTAGCGCATGTACAAAATTATATCAACTTTTTCAGGGGACTAACCTTTAACAGTGTTGATATACAACAGATGATTGACGTATTAAAACAAGCTTTTAACCATGATATTATGGTTACTAATCTGGTAAGTGTAAAATACCCTACGGATTTTGGAAAACTGAAGCTAAAATCGGTTTATGGCCCGATGGTGCGTTCAGGCAAAGGTAAAGAGCAAACAATAGGTGCAATAAGCAGCAATGGACAGCTTTGCCTTACCAATACGAGTGACAACCCGATACCGGGTATATTAAAGGAAATGGAAAACATACTTTTAAAAGCTTGCAACGAAAGCACAGAAAGTATTGCCTAATTAACTATAAAACACCATTCAATGCACAGAAACGGTGTATTGTATGGTGTTTTTAAATTTGGATAAATTTAAAAATAAATATAGGAGATCTATTAATAACATGCCCAACGTTAGTTTTATAAAGTTACCGTCTTATATAATTTTGTTATTGATTCTACCAGTAGTCAACTGTCTAATTAAAATAAAGTATTTTACCAAACGTTAGGTAATTAATAATTTTTATTTACATTTGCATCATGAGACCACAGAAAATTTTAGATGCAGATATGATAGCGGGACTTACTAAAGTTTTTAGAGATAAGGGCTACGAAGGAACGAGTTTAAATGATTTAGCAGAAGTAACTGGATTAAAAAAAGCAAGTCTATATCATCGATTTCCAAATGGAAAGCAAGAGATGGCAGAATCTGTATTAAGCGATATAGATCAGTGGGTTGATGATAATATTTTCTTTCCGTTATTGGACGAAAATAAATCTACAAAATTGAGATTAAAAGATGCTTTAAAAAATATTGAAATTCTTTATGATAGCGGAAAAGAAACGTGTGTTTTGAGAGCCTTTTCTATGCATAGCGGATTATCGTTGTTTGAGCAACAGGTAAAATCTGGTATGGATAAATGGATTACCGCTTTTAATACATTGGGTATTGCCTTAAAATTATCTTCCTCGCAATCTCAACAAAACGCTATTCAAACCCTAATAGAATTGCAAGGCAGTCTAATTGTATCAAAAGGATTAGCTGATACAAGTATTTTTAAAAATACCTTAAAAAATATCGAAAAGCGATACTCAATTGAGTAAAAAAATTTGAATTAGTAAATTAACAAACGTTCGGTAAATTATGACACAATTACATCCACTACCACCTTTTAACGAAGAAACAGCGATACAAAAAATTCAAAAGGCAGAAGATGCTTGGAACAGCAAAGACCCTGTTCAGATTTCAAAAGCATATACAATTGATACAGAATGGCGTAATAGAGATCAATTCATTAACGGAAGAAAAGAAGTGCAGGATTTTCTTGCTGACAAATGGAAAAATGAATTGGATTATAAACTTAAAAAACAGCTTTGGACATTTAACGACAATCGTATTGCTGTGAGATTTGAGTACGAATATCGAGATAAAAATGGTCAATGGTTTAGAGCTTACGGAAACGAGAATTGGGAATTTGATGAAAATGGATTAATGAAAAAAAGGTTCGCAAGCATAAATGATTTAAAAATTAAAGAAACAGAAAGAAGGTTATAAACAAATAGAATATGAAAAAAATAATCGTATTACAACTAATCATCCTATGCGCAATATTTGGATGTAAAAGCGAAACATGTAGTAAAACTAGCAATAAATCGAAAAGTATGACGCACAAACACCCCACATTATTTAAAACCATCGAAATTAATGGAATTAAAATTGCTTACAGAGAAGCAGGAAACCCCAAAAATCCTACAATAGTGCTATTACATGGCTTTCCTTCATCTTCACATCAATATCGAAAAGTTTTATCACAGTTATCTGATGACTTTCATTTAATTGCACCAGATTACCCCTCGTTTGGAAATAGCGATTTTCCATTGGCAAGTGAATATGAATACACTTTTGATAATATTGCAAAAACAATAGACGCCTTTTTAGAAAAGAAAAAAATTGACTCTTATGCATTAATGATACAGGATTATGGAGCACCTATTGGTTTTAGAATAGCTACAGCTCACCCAGAGAAGGTTACGGCGATAATAAATCAAAACGGGAATGCATATTTAGAAGGGTTGGGCGATGCTTGGACTGGAATTAAAGCACTTTGGAAAGACCGAAACCCTGAAACTGAAAAAGCAATACTGCCAGCCTTTTCGCTAGATGGTTTGAAATGGCAATATACACATGGAACAAGAAATCTTGAAACAATAAATCCTGACACTTGGCATTTAGATTATTTAAGACTTTCAAGACCAAATGCACATAAAGTAAATATGGATTTATTTTACGATTATCAAAACAATTTAAAACTATATCCAAAATGGCAAAAATATTTAAGAGATAATCAGCCACCTTTATTAATAGTTTGGGGAAAAAATGATGAGTTTTTCCCTGAAAGCGGAGCAGTTGCTTTCAAAAAAGATGTTAAGGAGATCGACTATAATATTTATGATACTGGGCATTTTGCATTAGAAGAAGATGGAGAAGAAATAATAGAAAAAATTAGAATATTTATGGCAAAAGTTGGTCATTAATTGCTAGTTGCTAACAGCCTGTAGCCGCAATCGCGGAGATTTCGGTTGAAACGTTCTGTTTCACGAAGAAAGTTTTATCTTGGCAGAGAGACTCAATTTGCTTTAATCCGCGAAAGGCGACTTGCAGGCGATGCGTAATATACATATTACCTTATATGTTCAGCCATTACTTGTGCTGAAAAAATACAGGAACATTTGTGTAAAATAAATAAACCTGCAACTTGCTTTGATCTTACTAGATGCTGGTTAACTAAATGCGGGAATGTTACTCTACTATTCTAGTAGGTGTTTTTTCTACTTTTTAAGATATCTATCGCTCTGTGCGAGACAGATGCTATTTAAAATCACGCTTGATGCCAAGCTTTTTAATTTTTGAATTTAGCGTGGACGGCGGAAGATTTAAAAGTTCGGCTGCACCTCCCGCTCCCCATACCTTTCCCTTGCATTTTTTGAGCGCGATTAAAATATGATCGCGCTCATTTTGTTCGATAGACTTGAAGCCGTCAGAACTTGAGTCAACCGTAACTGTTTCAGTGCTGCCTGACGCAAGAATGTCAAGTCTTTTTATATTATTTCCCTGCGAAACAAGTACAGCTCTTTCAACCAGGTTCTCAAGTTCCCTTATATTTCCAGGCCAGTCATACTCCATTGCATCCTGTATCCCACGAGAAGAAATACCAATAATATTCTTTCCTAAACTGACATTAAAATAAGATATAAAATGATTTATCAATAGCGGAATATCGTCTTTTCTTTCTCTTAGGGGAGGGAGTGTAATAGGAAAAACGTTTAGCCTATAATATAAATCAAGCCTAAAGCGACCAGCTGCAACCTCTTTCTCTAGATTGCGGTTAGTTGCGACAATTACCCTAACATCAATCTTAACCGGGGCGTTACCTGCTAATCGTTCAATTTCTTTTTCCTGTAAAACCCTTAGTAGTTTGGCCTGCAGATCATAAGACATATCACCAATTTCATCAAGAAAGATAGTTCCCTTATGGGCACGCTCAAATTTTCCGATATGTTTGTTTATAGCTCCTGTAAAAGCCCCTTTTTCGTGTCCGAAAAGTTCTGACTCTATAAGACTTGCCGGGAGGGCAGCACAGTTAATTTTAACAAAGGGTCCTTCCTTACGTTCGGAAATCTCGTGTATGCTGTGAGCTATACTTTCCTTTCCGGTACCACTTTCACCTAATATAAGTACGGATGTATTTGCGGGAGCTACCTGCATAATATTGTCAAATACATTTAGCAGTAAATGACTTTTGCCAACTATACCTTTAAAAACCATTGCCAAATTCTTGTTCTTGCCGATAAGCTTTCTGTTACTTGCAACAGCGTCCGGTGTGCGCTGTGTGTCAAATCCCAGTATTTGGCAAATAGCGAAAGAAATACTTGAATCTAATCTTTCCAGTAACGCAATATGCCCGGAGTTATAGGTATCTGCACGACGGCTATAGAAATGCAACTGGATATTTTTGTATCCACTACAGCTCAAAGGATATGTTAAAAGTGAATTGACCGCAAATGTATTGGCAACCTGCTTACTTAACTCAAATTTGCTCAGCATCTTTTTAAAATCATTGCGAATAAAAATAGATCGCTCTTTGCCTGATTCGTCATATTGTAGTTTATGTAACTCATTAAAATTACTCTTCGTAATAATTTTAAATTCCTCTGCTCCAATAAATTGATATTCTTCAAAGCCGGTACGCAAATAACTCATCAGGTTGCTCGTTCCAATATTACTACTCAGGCAAATAGCAAAATAGTCGAAGGGAAGAATTGCCTGCATGGTTTTAGAAATTTGATACATCTTATCTGTATCAGTTGCTTCCATCTTAACAATATCCTGTAGTAACATCCTAAATTTCTCTTCTTTTCTTAGAGCAGTTTCAAGGCTATTCTCATACCTGTATTGCGCTATTTCAAGCGTTACCATCAAATCCCTTTCTCTAAACGGCTTTACTATAAATCCGTAAGGCTGTGTAGCTTTTGCCTGCATAAGGGTATCGTGATCAGAATTGGCTGAAACATAAATAAAGGGTATATTCCTCTCCTTTAATGTCACTGCCAAATCTATACCCGACAATTCTCCTTTAAGCTGAATATCTACGAGTGCGAGGTCAGGAATTTTTCGGTCAATCATATTCATCGCTTCCTGAACAGATTTTGCAGTGCCGCACACTATATAGCCTGCCTCTTCAAGCATAATCTCTAGATTATTGGCCTCTATAAACTGATCTTCGACTATTAGAATTTTCAATGCCATTAAAATGCTTTTACGGTTTTAATACAATACTGGGCAGGTTACCTGAAGTTATAATTGTGCTGACGCAAATATAAAAGCAATATCGTTTGTTACTACGGATTTTGTTACAATCATTTATCGCTACGGTAATTACCAACATTTATGCAATTTCGCTGTTTTATTAGCGATATATAACAAAAATCGAAAATGAAAAATATTAAATCATTGATTTATAGGTAATTATTTAATAGGCTTGATAGTTGCTAAGCATTGAATATCTTAAGACGCTGAAGAGATTAAGAAATCTTGCCATATTAAATTGCACGATATTAAAAATTGAATCATGACCAAATTTACTAAAGACGGTACAGAAATTTTAAGGTTTATAGGGACTTGAGGTATGAAATACTGCAAACAGCGTTAATTAATAATAACTGAAATTAAAAAATGATGGACTTACCACAAGTAATAAAGGAATTTGTAAAAGCGCAAAACAATGCAGAAGTAGATGAGTAAATGTAAGTGTTTGTGTCTTAATTTGTAATATATAAACAATTATGAAAAATAATTATGTGTATGTAATGCTTTGCCTGTTTCTAGCAACTATAGGCGTAAAGGCGCAACACGTGGATAGTTTACTTATTAAAGCATTAGCTGATCGCATCCAGTCTGCCCCGCAAGGTGTCTTTATAAAATTTCGCGAGGCTGGCATGGAGCCTGTTAACCACGTACTGACAGCAAATGAAAAAGAAAAGGTAGGCAAGGCATTTTCCATCCTCCCGCCTTTACACCAAAAGGTTTTAAAAGAACATTTACACAGTATTAGTTTTATGGAT
This region includes:
- a CDS encoding Fis family transcriptional regulator is translated as MALKILIVEDQFIEANNLEIMLEEAGYIVCGTAKSVQEAMNMIDRKIPDLALVDIQLKGELSGIDLAVTLKERNIPFIYVSANSDHDTLMQAKATQPYGFIVKPFRERDLMVTLEIAQYRYENSLETALRKEEKFRMLLQDIVKMEATDTDKMYQISKTMQAILPFDYFAICLSSNIGTSNLMSYLRTGFEEYQFIGAEEFKIITKSNFNELHKLQYDESGKERSIFIRNDFKKMLSKFELSKQVANTFAVNSLLTYPLSCSGYKNIQLHFYSRRADTYNSGHIALLERLDSSISFAICQILGFDTQRTPDAVASNRKLIGKNKNLAMVFKGIVGKSHLLLNVFDNIMQVAPANTSVLILGESGTGKESIAHSIHEISERKEGPFVKINCAALPASLIESELFGHEKGAFTGAINKHIGKFERAHKGTIFLDEIGDMSYDLQAKLLRVLQEKEIERLAGNAPVKIDVRVIVATNRNLEKEVAAGRFRLDLYYRLNVFPITLPPLRERKDDIPLLINHFISYFNVSLGKNIIGISSRGIQDAMEYDWPGNIRELENLVERAVLVSQGNNIKRLDILASGSTETVTVDSSSDGFKSIEQNERDHILIALKKCKGKVWGAGGAAELLNLPPSTLNSKIKKLGIKRDFK
- a CDS encoding CoA-binding protein — its product is MIKRKTLILGATTDSTRYSYLAAVRLSNSGHTIINVGLKTGNVAGVDIEIPGEIYTDIDTITVYIGPSKQQPLYDYIIKTNPQRIIFNPGTENEELKKLAKAHGITTEYACTLVLLSLGQY
- a CDS encoding condensation protein, yielding MTKKQNRTLGAFEKTFWLLDQIDSKDFALAAEVEGKEPVAAWQSAIRQVQQRHPNLAVRIVMDEFKRPVIQHVDSLEIPLRVLDVDSEFKWEEEAEKELSIRFDTSNGPLLRVVILQKPQDTVVLLVANHTLADGSSLNYLFRDILNAVTGQKLEILAPQKSNDETLGLPDDVAITETKSESYVFKKIDSVYPKVESIRFSGDSTLRILKKSRLEQTTVHGAICAAAVIASRKLRSEWANKKLELISPICTRRALELDDNFGLNITTHPVYFEPELSPYFWDVARLAKSGLAGTDTVAHVQNYINFFRGLTFNSVDIQQMIDVLKQAFNHDIMVTNLVSVKYPTDFGKLKLKSVYGPMVRSGKGKEQTIGAISSNGQLCLTNTSDNPIPGILKEMENILLKACNESTESIA
- a CDS encoding TetR family transcriptional regulator, coding for MRPQKILDADMIAGLTKVFRDKGYEGTSLNDLAEVTGLKKASLYHRFPNGKQEMAESVLSDIDQWVDDNIFFPLLDENKSTKLRLKDALKNIEILYDSGKETCVLRAFSMHSGLSLFEQQVKSGMDKWITAFNTLGIALKLSSSQSQQNAIQTLIELQGSLIVSKGLADTSIFKNTLKNIEKRYSIE
- a CDS encoding histidine kinase, with amino-acid sequence MTQLHPLPPFNEETAIQKIQKAEDAWNSKDPVQISKAYTIDTEWRNRDQFINGRKEVQDFLADKWKNELDYKLKKQLWTFNDNRIAVRFEYEYRDKNGQWFRAYGNENWEFDENGLMKKRFASINDLKIKETERRL
- a CDS encoding hydrolase; the protein is MTHKHPTLFKTIEINGIKIAYREAGNPKNPTIVLLHGFPSSSHQYRKVLSQLSDDFHLIAPDYPSFGNSDFPLASEYEYTFDNIAKTIDAFLEKKKIDSYALMIQDYGAPIGFRIATAHPEKVTAIINQNGNAYLEGLGDAWTGIKALWKDRNPETEKAILPAFSLDGLKWQYTHGTRNLETINPDTWHLDYLRLSRPNAHKVNMDLFYDYQNNLKLYPKWQKYLRDNQPPLLIVWGKNDEFFPESGAVAFKKDVKEIDYNIYDTGHFALEEDGEEIIEKIRIFMAKVGH